The sequence below is a genomic window from Uranotaenia lowii strain MFRU-FL chromosome 2, ASM2978415v1, whole genome shotgun sequence.
CCAGATGCACACCACAAGCCTTTCGTGCTCTGTGTTACCATTAATAATAACTGTGACGCACACTCTCCAACAAACTACGGTGAATAAGAGTTCGACTTTGCAAGGTGTGACCATACTGTGTTGAATCAAAGTCTGTCTTGATCAACTGGCTTGAGTTACTCGGTGACAAATCAACGGATGACGCAACTGTGCTGTTTTACGAAAAGCTTTTCGACGTCATGAATAGGATCATCCCACGTAAGCGGAGACGTCTCAACACAACCAAACTTCCGTGGTGGTCTTCTGAACTTCGGCATCTTCGAAATATTGTACGCAAGGCTAGAAAGCGTTTTCTACGTTCCAAGTCCCAACAGGATAAAGAAAATCTAAAACAACTCGAAACTCGATACAACGACTGCCAAGCCGCATCTTTTCGTAGCTACATCGACCGAATAGAATTAAACCTGAAGGACAACCCATCTAGTTTCTGGACGTTTGTGAAGAACCGCAAGAACTGTATACCTGAGCAAATGAAGTACCGCGAATTGTCCGCTGATTCTTCCGAGGAATCGGCCAATCTGTTTGCCGACTTCTACAGCAGTGTGAACAATCCCAATTCACCTGAACTTTCTGATGGGAGCAGACAGGGCATTCCTACGCATGACATTACGCTACCATCCTTTAACTTTACGCAACGTGAGACCCTATCTGAGTTGGAGAAGCTGAACGTCAAAAAAAGGTCCTGGAACCGATCTACTTCCACCAGTATTCTTGAGGGAATGTGCAGAATCACTGAAGCTGCCTATTTGTCTGCTCTTTAATCGTTCTCTTCACGAACGGAAGTTTCCTGCCATATGGAAGACCGCCTCGATAACCCCGATACATAAATCCGGTTGTCGTAATTCCGTGGAAAATTACCGAGGAATTTCAATCCTGTGTTGCATAGCCAAAGTCTTTGAGAGCATGGTTCACTCGGTGCTCTATAAAGCCACTCGTCACTTGATCTCTGACTATCAACAAGGATTCTCTAAGAAGCGATCCACTGTGTCAAATCTGATGTGTTACACCAACTACCATCAACCGAAATCGACAAGTGGATGCAGTCTACTTTGACTTCAGTAAGGCTTTCGACAAAGTTCCTCATCGACTTGCCATTGAAAAGCTGGTTCACATGGGTCTTCTTCCTTGGATTACCGAATGGCTTCCATCGTATTTGACCGATCGAAGAGCGTCTGTAAAGATCAATACATCACGCTCGCGTATTTTTGATTTGACCTCAGGTGTCCCGCAAGGCGGGTATTCTAGGccttttgatatttgttcttttTGTGAACGACCTGACTTTCCGTCTGAAATCCTGTATGCTGctatatgctgatgatcttaaGATCTACAAAATAATCTCATCGGCTCTAGATTGCCACGCTCTTCAATCTGACATCGACGAGCTTCTCCTGTGGTGCTCCGAAATGGGATGcagttgaacataaaaaaatgcaagtccATAACTTTTAGTCGCCGTCAGTCCAATGTCTGCTTCGAGTATAGTATCAACGGTACCAGCATCGATCAAGTCAGCTCCATGAATGGCGTCATCGTTGATAAAAAACTAACGTTCAGCGACCATATCAGTGCCATCACAGCGAAGGCTTTCTCTGTTCTTGGATTCGTAAGGCGCAATTCACAATCCTTTCAGGATGTATACACTCTTAAAGCTGTGTACTGTTCTTTTGTGAGAAGTGTATTGGAGTACGCCGCTTGTGTGTTGTCTCCTCACCATACATCTTGGAGTCTTCGAATCGAAAGAGTGCAGGTCACTTCCGTGGAACGACCCCATCAATCTTCCGGATTATGAGAGTCGGTGCATGTTGATAAATTTAGAAACTCTCTCTTCCAGACGTGTAAAACTTCAACGGCTTTTTGTGTTTGATCTGATTACCGGCATCGTGGATTGTGCAGCTCTACTTGATAAAGTATGCTTTCTTGCACCACCCAGACATCTGCGAGGAAGACTTTTAGCACTAGGCATGCACCGCACTACTTACGGACAGAATAATCCTCTGACCAGCTGTTTTCAGTGTTTTAATGTTGTgaacaatttgtttgattttaatgtgtCCAAAACGATGTTTAAACATAGGATCAAGAACCTTAGATATTAAGATCAGTCTGTGGGAGATCATTGACAATGTTTTGGGCAGAATctagaaaaatccagaaaaactCCAGGGGAAGACCCAAAAATACCTGGAAATTAACCATGCGACCAAAATTCACATGGCAAATCGTTGAAGAAGTCCAAGATGATCCAATAGTAAGCTACAATTAgtataaaagtgaagatgattgattccataaaGTGAGAGGAATATGAGAGGTTTTTTCATACtcaatc
It includes:
- the LOC129741360 gene encoding uncharacterized protein LOC129741360; translation: MNRIIPRKRRRLNTTKLPWWSSELRHLRNIVRKARKRFLRSKSQQDKENLKQLETRYNDCQAASFRSYIDRIELNLKDNPSSFWTFVKNRKNCIPEQMKYRELSADSSEESANLFADFYSSVNNPNSPELSDGSRQGIPTHDITLPSFNFTQLFLRECAESLKLPICLLFNRSLHERKFPAIWKTASITPIHKSGCRNSVENYRGISILCCIAKVFESMVHSVLYKATRHLISDYQQGFSKKRSTVSNLMCYTNYHQPKSTSGCSLL
- the LOC129741361 gene encoding uncharacterized protein LOC129741361 produces the protein MQLNIKKCKSITFSRRQSNVCFEYSINGTSIDQVSSMNGVIVDKKLTFSDHISAITAKAFSVLGFVRRNSQSFQDVYTLKAVYCSFVRSVLEYAACVLSPHHTSWSLRIERVQVTSVERPHQSSGL